In one window of Bizionia sp. M204 DNA:
- a CDS encoding LamG-like jellyroll fold domain-containing protein, with product MKNSTIQVRKYLLLFSVLLFSSYSFSQTTLYSENFQSSFGGWTVSSSGSGTGEWLRGTNVSHNTGNTGNYIHSRKDTSQYNNNTFITATSPAINLSGYTNLNLEIDIWYETEAAYDGMKIEYSLNNGSTWSDLGSVTNTNWYNDTDVDAFNNGEDGWSGNSTGWITRNLNLSTENINFETSTQVRFRILFASDGSITNTGVAFDEILIEGNIAVPQPEIDITGLTISIPDGDTTPSTADDTEFGSVEIGSTTDHTFTIHNRGTATLNLTGGSPLVDISGSAAFTILTQPGGSTIAAGASRTFVVRFAPSAAGTVTANISIDNNDSNENPYNFRVQGTGVAPLTEGPGGVTNDLALWLKGTDGLGYTTGQPVSLWADQGRGANATAPTGLEPTYRDAPLFNVNFNPVVDFDNDYDTAGEDFGYSDTNRNTLVGTEGFYTQDMFLVVIPDVNVTSSLASMDVFCGDIDPVTDERDGSGIGYGRYSVRFDNEIISYCVNTTSTSTVPVADRGYGIAHTGLTDNYNNVGIINSKNNSNSPTSSVLLYNANDIGNTEVGVPQFENVSNSRYFLGRSEAFKGSYEGRIAEVITYSAKKDDANLTQERNRIQSYLAIKYGITLGVNGTSQDYVDSDGTLIWDANTGTPAEDVFNYDIAGIGRDDASDLLQKQSRSVNNAVDGGFRAQGVLTIGMGAISNTNNLNTNSELEDKEFLVWGNNGIDLDTASPDITVNMSSSISPALTTDVSFSAISRTWKVVENVGSGGDIPSVEVAILRSAVRTATPPNGRYLMFISDTPNFDPTADYRVMTEGTNELGEAILKTNYDFDDTKYITFGWAPERTFERSVYFNGTSNYMDMEDALDVNPTAFTISSWIRRDVNSLNKSIVSKRDAAFTEGYDLKINAVGQFEASWKTASGAIQTTTSNTIIPENEWHQVAVIYQGGTAFIYIDGILDKQAAKSAPNNTDQSFYIGAASKLTPQAFFNGNIDEVRVWNTALTVKQLRYIMNQEIANNSGFVGGAYFLSKGVTPTKDEVAAIPWSSLAGYYPMSTYTYTNTKDESGNGHQGALRSLRTVDRQTAPLPYKTIGTGTSDWSLHTTWLNGNLQTIPGANSIVDNTITVDWNIVEVDDNVTMSNSSLTAGNLGNRNLLALFVESSELTLDGDNTTETGNGITVTHYLNLLGKIDLEGESQLIQTIDSDLNVGISGSLEKDQQGTLDVFTYNYWSAPVGNTATANPNNFSYSLNNNIMKDGTSSGAPANITYVGGYNGSNSDADLKIAHYWIWKYNNRIADNYASWQHVRNTGTLLAGEGFTMKGVTNTAGVVSLEQNYVFDGKPNNGNVGLTINAGNEYLVGNPYASAIDAEQFIADNGPTISGSGANPAISGTLYFWEHWGGGSHVTAEYQGGYGTYNFSGGTPAASMGTNHPDGGTGGTATKTPGRYIPVGQGFFVAGESNGSVVFNNGQRRFQKEGGTGSVFMRSTEDNIDVVDSRMKIRLGFNSVNTIHRQLLVTADDRASIDYDWGFDGLLNEVQIDEMAWVIHADKYTIQGINSFTEDTVLPLNIVTRDDGLNNITIDNLENIPSDLEIYVHDIALDIYHNLRTDGDYEFYLDAGEYADRFEITFRDGNSLGTEDVTLQENLQVYFANAKGSIIIHNPKMVRLDAAEMFNIIGQSIIRVDTLEDTNYQEIKVNGLSTGTYIINLEKTDGSILSKKVIVK from the coding sequence ATGAAAAATTCTACTATCCAAGTACGAAAGTACCTATTGCTATTTAGTGTACTTTTATTTTCAAGTTACTCATTCTCTCAAACAACCCTTTATTCAGAAAACTTCCAAAGTAGTTTTGGGGGCTGGACTGTTTCTTCGTCGGGATCTGGAACTGGTGAATGGTTAAGAGGCACAAACGTATCTCATAACACGGGTAATACGGGAAATTATATTCATTCTAGGAAAGACACATCTCAATATAACAACAATACATTTATAACAGCAACTAGTCCTGCTATAAACTTAAGTGGTTATACCAATCTAAATTTAGAAATTGATATCTGGTACGAAACGGAAGCAGCCTATGACGGTATGAAAATAGAGTACTCGCTTAATAACGGTTCTACGTGGAGTGATTTAGGATCCGTTACTAATACCAATTGGTATAATGACACGGATGTGGATGCCTTCAATAATGGTGAAGATGGTTGGTCAGGAAATAGTACAGGTTGGATAACACGAAATCTTAATTTGTCAACGGAGAATATAAATTTTGAAACGAGTACACAAGTTAGGTTTAGAATTTTATTTGCTTCAGACGGCAGCATAACTAATACAGGTGTCGCTTTTGATGAAATATTAATTGAAGGAAACATAGCGGTTCCTCAACCAGAAATAGACATCACAGGACTAACAATCTCCATACCTGATGGTGATACTACACCATCTACTGCCGATGATACTGAATTTGGTTCAGTAGAAATAGGATCTACAACAGATCATACATTTACCATACACAATCGAGGAACAGCTACTTTAAATTTAACCGGTGGATCACCGCTAGTTGATATTTCCGGAAGTGCAGCTTTTACAATTTTAACACAACCTGGGGGAAGCACTATTGCTGCTGGAGCTAGCCGAACATTTGTCGTTCGTTTTGCACCTTCAGCTGCTGGCACTGTTACTGCTAATATTTCAATAGACAATAATGATAGTAACGAAAACCCTTATAATTTCAGAGTACAAGGTACAGGCGTCGCACCTTTAACCGAAGGTCCAGGCGGCGTTACTAACGATTTAGCTTTGTGGTTAAAAGGAACAGATGGATTGGGTTATACCACTGGTCAACCTGTATCGCTTTGGGCAGATCAAGGCCGAGGCGCTAATGCTACAGCACCGACAGGATTAGAACCAACCTACCGCGATGCCCCTTTATTTAATGTTAATTTTAATCCTGTTGTAGATTTTGATAATGATTATGACACGGCAGGAGAAGATTTTGGTTATTCGGACACCAATAGAAATACATTAGTCGGAACAGAAGGTTTTTATACACAAGATATGTTTCTCGTGGTTATTCCGGATGTGAATGTAACTTCATCTTTAGCTAGTATGGATGTTTTTTGTGGAGATATTGATCCTGTAACTGATGAACGAGATGGATCTGGTATTGGCTATGGTAGATATTCTGTACGATTTGATAATGAAATTATCTCATATTGTGTTAATACAACATCAACTTCAACTGTACCAGTAGCTGATAGAGGTTACGGAATTGCACATACTGGCTTAACAGACAACTATAACAATGTAGGTATTATAAACTCTAAAAACAATTCAAACTCCCCTACAAGTAGTGTGTTATTATATAATGCTAATGACATAGGAAATACAGAAGTCGGAGTGCCACAATTTGAAAATGTTTCCAACTCTAGATACTTTTTAGGAAGAAGTGAAGCATTTAAAGGTAGTTATGAGGGTAGAATTGCTGAAGTAATTACATATTCGGCTAAAAAAGATGATGCCAATCTCACCCAAGAACGCAACCGTATCCAATCCTATTTAGCCATTAAATATGGCATTACATTGGGGGTTAATGGCACATCCCAAGATTACGTAGATAGTGATGGAACACTGATTTGGGACGCTAATACAGGCACACCAGCAGAAGATGTTTTCAACTATGATATTGCCGGAATAGGTCGTGATGATGCATCTGATTTATTACAAAAACAATCTCGTAGTGTTAATAACGCTGTTGATGGTGGCTTTAGAGCCCAAGGTGTTTTAACCATAGGTATGGGCGCTATTTCTAACACCAATAATTTAAATACCAATTCAGAATTAGAAGATAAAGAGTTCTTGGTTTGGGGTAATAATGGTATTGATTTAGATACAGCCTCACCAGATATTACGGTAAATATGAGTTCGTCTATTTCACCAGCTTTAACAACAGATGTGTCATTTTCTGCAATAAGCAGAACATGGAAGGTTGTCGAGAATGTTGGTTCTGGAGGTGATATTCCTTCTGTAGAAGTCGCAATTTTAAGAAGCGCTGTAAGAACTGCAACACCACCTAACGGTCGTTATTTAATGTTTATTTCAGATACACCAAACTTTGATCCAACAGCCGATTACCGCGTTATGACAGAAGGCACAAACGAATTAGGTGAAGCTATTTTAAAAACGAATTATGATTTTGATGACACCAAATATATCACATTTGGTTGGGCACCAGAGCGTACCTTTGAACGTTCAGTATATTTCAATGGAACATCAAACTATATGGACATGGAAGATGCTTTGGATGTTAACCCAACGGCCTTTACTATTTCATCATGGATTAGACGTGATGTAAACTCTTTGAATAAGTCTATCGTTTCAAAACGTGATGCCGCATTTACTGAAGGTTACGACTTAAAAATAAACGCTGTTGGTCAGTTTGAAGCGTCTTGGAAAACAGCTTCTGGAGCCATACAAACCACAACTTCTAATACCATTATCCCTGAAAATGAATGGCATCAAGTAGCTGTTATTTATCAAGGTGGAACTGCTTTTATATATATTGATGGCATATTAGATAAACAAGCGGCCAAATCAGCTCCTAATAATACTGACCAATCGTTTTATATTGGCGCGGCATCTAAATTGACGCCTCAAGCATTTTTTAATGGAAATATAGACGAGGTACGTGTTTGGAATACAGCTTTAACGGTTAAACAATTGCGTTATATCATGAATCAGGAAATTGCAAACAACTCTGGATTTGTTGGAGGGGCTTATTTCTTGAGTAAAGGCGTAACACCTACAAAAGATGAAGTTGCTGCTATTCCTTGGTCTAGCTTGGCTGGTTATTACCCAATGTCTACTTACACGTATACCAACACGAAAGATGAATCTGGTAATGGCCACCAAGGTGCTTTACGTAGCTTAAGAACGGTAGATAGACAAACGGCCCCATTACCTTATAAAACCATCGGTACGGGAACGAGTGATTGGAGCCTGCATACGACTTGGTTAAATGGAAATTTACAAACCATACCTGGCGCCAACTCAATAGTGGATAACACAATTACTGTAGACTGGAACATTGTTGAAGTTGATGACAACGTAACTATGAGCAATAGCAGTTTAACAGCAGGAAATTTAGGAAACCGAAACCTATTAGCCTTATTTGTAGAGTCTAGTGAATTAACTTTAGACGGTGATAACACGACCGAAACAGGAAATGGTATTACAGTAACACACTACTTAAATTTATTAGGAAAAATAGATTTAGAAGGCGAATCGCAATTAATACAAACCATTGACAGTGATTTAAATGTTGGTATTTCGGGTTCTCTTGAAAAAGATCAACAAGGTACACTTGATGTTTTCACATATAATTATTGGAGTGCGCCTGTAGGAAATACAGCAACGGCAAATCCAAATAATTTTAGTTATTCGTTGAATAATAACATTATGAAAGATGGTACATCATCAGGAGCACCTGCGAACATAACTTATGTAGGTGGATATAATGGTTCTAATAGTGATGCCGATCTTAAAATTGCTCATTATTGGATATGGAAATACAATAACCGTATTGCAGATAATTACGCGTCTTGGCAGCACGTTAGAAATACAGGAACATTATTAGCTGGAGAAGGCTTTACTATGAAAGGTGTTACCAATACTGCTGGTGTTGTTTCTTTAGAGCAAAACTATGTGTTTGACGGAAAACCGAATAACGGAAATGTTGGCTTAACTATTAATGCTGGAAATGAATATTTAGTAGGTAACCCCTATGCTTCTGCCATTGATGCGGAACAATTTATAGCAGATAACGGCCCTACCATTTCAGGATCTGGAGCAAATCCAGCTATTAGTGGTACGCTATATTTCTGGGAACATTGGGGCGGCGGCTCACATGTTACCGCTGAATACCAAGGTGGTTACGGTACTTATAATTTCTCTGGTGGTACACCTGCCGCATCTATGGGTACTAATCATCCGGATGGTGGAACTGGTGGCACAGCTACTAAAACACCAGGACGTTATATTCCGGTTGGACAAGGTTTCTTTGTTGCCGGTGAGTCTAATGGTAGCGTGGTATTTAATAACGGACAACGGAGATTTCAAAAAGAAGGTGGTACAGGCTCTGTATTTATGAGATCTACAGAAGATAATATTGATGTGGTTGATTCACGAATGAAAATCCGATTAGGTTTTAACTCCGTGAATACCATTCACAGACAATTATTAGTAACTGCTGATGATCGTGCTTCTATAGATTACGATTGGGGATTTGATGGCTTACTAAATGAAGTCCAAATAGACGAAATGGCCTGGGTAATTCATGCAGATAAGTACACAATTCAAGGCATTAATTCCTTTACGGAAGATACTGTGCTACCATTAAACATCGTAACTAGAGATGACGGGTTAAATAACATAACTATTGATAATTTAGAAAATATTCCAAGTGATTTAGAGATATATGTACATGATATTGCATTGGATATATACCATAACTTACGCACGGATGGTGACTATGAATTTTATTTAGATGCTGGCGAATATGCTGATCGTTTCGAAATTACATTTAGAGACGGCAACTCGTTAGGTACGGAAGATGTTACGTTGCAAGAAAACTTACAAGTTTACTTCGCGAACGCCAAAGGAAGCATCATTATTCACAACCCGAAAATGGTACGTTTAGATGCTGCTGAAATGTTCAATATTATAGGACAGTCTATAATTCGAGTTGATACTTTAGAAGATACAAACTATCAAGAAATTAAAGTAAATGGTTTAAGCACAGGCACCTATATCATTAATCTAGAAAAAACGGATGGTAGCATCCTGTCTAAAAAGGTAATAGTGAAATAG